In one Mucilaginibacter ginsenosidivorax genomic region, the following are encoded:
- a CDS encoding M20/M25/M40 family metallo-hydrolase: protein MKHLTVKTLLGFSLFACTAAYAQQETIDTAAFRKIRNAELTSSQIPQIAHYLTDVSGPRLTNSPGYKRAATWAVETMKKWGLANAKMEPWGEFGKQWEVQDFSISMRAPYVQSVRAYPGPWSANTKGLQQGQVILLTPANAMDTAYLASHSADFKDKFVLVTGGAASSAERFEPSATRLADTALANLKDAYMIDKPTIQMYQGYFKIFAKIDELLKSAGALAYITTGRNNHNGTVVVQAFGDYKKIVAETVPKVTMSAEDGQKIKRLILSGHKVELALNISGNLTTDNPKGYNVVAEIPGTDAKLKPQLVMLGGHLDSWQAATGATDNAAGCIVMMEAVRLLDSLGLKPKRTIRIALWSGEEQGLLGSFNYVKNHFMDGTTFALKPEQAKVSAYFNLDNGTGKIRGIYAQNNQAVKPIFTEWFKPFADLGAQTVTLSNTGSTDHLSFDWAGIPGFQFVQDPIDYETRTHHSNLDDYDHLIIDDLKQAAIIVASFVYQTATRPDMLPRKPLVKEKFVFDGF from the coding sequence ATGAAACATCTGACCGTTAAAACACTACTGGGCTTTAGCCTGTTTGCCTGCACCGCAGCGTATGCGCAGCAGGAAACTATTGACACCGCTGCCTTCCGTAAAATCAGGAATGCGGAGCTTACCAGTTCCCAAATTCCGCAAATTGCGCATTACCTTACAGATGTTTCGGGGCCAAGGCTTACCAATTCGCCGGGTTACAAGCGGGCTGCTACCTGGGCTGTTGAAACCATGAAAAAATGGGGTTTAGCCAATGCCAAAATGGAACCCTGGGGCGAATTTGGCAAGCAGTGGGAAGTGCAGGATTTCAGCATATCAATGCGTGCTCCTTATGTGCAGTCTGTGCGGGCATATCCTGGGCCGTGGAGCGCCAATACCAAAGGCTTACAGCAGGGGCAGGTAATACTGCTTACACCTGCAAACGCCATGGATACGGCTTACCTGGCCAGCCACTCAGCCGATTTTAAGGACAAATTTGTACTGGTAACCGGCGGTGCCGCCAGCAGTGCCGAAAGATTTGAACCATCGGCAACACGATTGGCAGATACCGCCCTGGCCAACCTTAAGGATGCCTACATGATTGATAAACCGACGATACAGATGTATCAAGGCTACTTCAAAATTTTTGCGAAGATTGATGAATTGCTTAAATCAGCCGGTGCGCTGGCCTACATTACCACCGGCAGGAATAACCATAACGGAACGGTGGTGGTGCAGGCCTTCGGTGACTATAAAAAAATAGTGGCCGAAACCGTACCCAAAGTAACCATGTCGGCCGAAGACGGGCAAAAAATAAAAAGGCTCATCCTATCCGGCCACAAAGTAGAACTGGCCTTAAATATAAGCGGCAACCTCACAACCGACAATCCTAAAGGTTACAATGTGGTTGCCGAAATTCCTGGTACCGATGCCAAACTGAAACCACAGCTGGTAATGCTTGGCGGCCATCTTGATTCATGGCAGGCCGCCACGGGCGCCACTGATAATGCCGCCGGCTGCATCGTGATGATGGAGGCCGTACGATTGCTGGATTCATTGGGCCTTAAGCCTAAACGTACCATCCGCATAGCCCTTTGGAGTGGCGAGGAGCAGGGCCTGTTAGGCTCTTTTAATTATGTAAAAAACCATTTTATGGATGGTACAACATTCGCCCTAAAACCCGAACAGGCAAAAGTATCAGCCTATTTTAACCTCGATAACGGCACCGGCAAAATAAGGGGCATTTATGCCCAGAATAACCAGGCCGTAAAACCCATATTTACCGAATGGTTTAAACCCTTTGCAGACCTGGGTGCCCAAACCGTAACCCTGAGTAATACCGGATCAACAGATCACCTCAGTTTCGATTGGGCGGGCATCCCCGGCTTTCAGTTTGTGCAGGACCCCATTGATTACGAAACCCGCACCCATCACAGCAACCTGGACGATTATGACCACCTGATAATTGACGACCTTAAACAAGCTGCCATTATTGTAGCCTCGTTTGTATACCAAACCGCTACCCGCCCTGATATGTTGCCCCGCAAGCCGTTGGTAAAGGAAAAGTTTGTATTTGATGGTTTTTAG
- the hemH gene encoding ferrochelatase — protein MGKKGVLLVNLGTPNSASTADVRTYLNEFLMDPRVIDINPVLRTLLVRGIIVPFRAPKSAKLYRAIWSDTTGSPLMHYSILQQEALKQRLGDEYVVELAMRYQNPTIESALNRLKDALVDDIQVIALFPQYASASTGSVYDKVMELLMQWPTKPTISFVNSFHDNELMIATFAENGAKYDPEKFDHVLFSFHGLPQRQLIKADHTHKHCLKVDKCCETITDANKFCYSAQSHQTAKLIAEKLNIPKEKYTICFQSRLGNDPWVQPYTSEIVANLAKVGKKSLLVFCPAFVADCLETVYEVTTEYGDEFKVLGGERVQLVESLNDSPTWISALEKMVRDNHISA, from the coding sequence ATGGGCAAAAAAGGTGTTTTATTAGTCAACTTGGGTACACCAAACAGCGCGTCGACAGCCGACGTGCGTACCTACCTCAATGAGTTTTTGATGGATCCGCGGGTTATTGACATTAACCCGGTGCTGCGTACCTTACTGGTTCGCGGAATAATTGTTCCGTTCCGTGCACCAAAATCGGCCAAATTATACCGGGCTATCTGGAGCGATACTACCGGGTCGCCGCTGATGCATTACAGCATTTTACAACAGGAAGCTTTAAAACAGCGCCTGGGCGATGAGTATGTTGTTGAATTGGCCATGCGTTACCAAAACCCAACTATTGAATCGGCATTGAACAGGTTGAAAGATGCGTTGGTTGACGATATACAGGTAATAGCGCTTTTTCCGCAATATGCATCGGCCAGTACCGGCTCTGTTTATGATAAGGTGATGGAGTTGCTGATGCAATGGCCTACCAAGCCAACCATATCATTTGTGAACTCGTTTCATGATAACGAACTGATGATTGCCACCTTTGCCGAAAACGGCGCCAAATACGATCCCGAAAAATTTGATCATGTGCTGTTTAGTTTTCACGGCCTGCCGCAAAGACAATTGATTAAAGCCGACCATACGCACAAGCATTGTTTAAAGGTTGATAAATGCTGCGAAACCATTACCGATGCCAATAAATTTTGCTACTCGGCTCAGTCGCATCAAACCGCGAAGCTGATTGCCGAAAAGCTAAATATTCCCAAAGAAAAATATACCATTTGCTTTCAATCACGCCTGGGGAACGACCCCTGGGTACAGCCCTATACCAGCGAAATTGTAGCCAACCTGGCCAAAGTCGGCAAAAAAAGCCTGCTTGTATTTTGCCCCGCTTTTGTGGCCGACTGCCTGGAAACCGTTTACGAAGTAACTACCGAATATGGCGACGAGTTTAAAGTCCTTGGCGGCGAGCGCGTACAACTGGTAGAAAGCCTGAACGACTCGCCAACCTGGATTTCGGCACTGGAAAAAATGGTGAGGGATAACCATATTTCGGCCTGA
- a CDS encoding DUF2911 domain-containing protein yields the protein MRKIYLLVATVLLACCSYKSYAQVPRIPEASSTQTIIQDFGLGKVTVTYSRPNVKDRKIFGGIIPWGEVWRTGANAATVITFSEKVLIEGNSVPAGSYSLFSIPEKNEWTIILNKVVKQWGAYSYKQTEDFLRFTVKPMRVSEKRETFTMAFANSTTKFSDLYLVWDHTSVMIHLQTDDDAKITANIDELMKGDRKPYYFNAIQYYYENNKDVDKALGWVYEAEKIEPKGPWYKLWESRLLLRKGDKAGAIAAAEAGIALSKASKDDEYERLNKEALDHAKDY from the coding sequence ATGAGAAAAATTTACCTATTGGTAGCTACAGTGCTATTGGCATGTTGTAGCTATAAAAGCTATGCCCAGGTACCCCGCATTCCTGAGGCCAGTTCTACACAAACCATTATCCAGGATTTTGGCCTGGGTAAAGTAACCGTTACTTACTCGCGCCCAAATGTTAAAGACCGTAAAATTTTTGGCGGCATCATTCCATGGGGCGAAGTTTGGCGCACCGGTGCCAATGCAGCCACTGTAATTACCTTTTCTGAAAAAGTTTTAATTGAAGGCAATAGTGTACCCGCAGGCAGCTACTCACTTTTCAGCATCCCCGAAAAAAATGAGTGGACTATTATATTAAACAAAGTAGTTAAACAATGGGGCGCCTATAGCTATAAACAAACAGAAGATTTTTTACGCTTCACCGTGAAACCCATGCGCGTAAGCGAAAAACGCGAAACCTTTACGATGGCTTTTGCCAACTCAACCACCAAATTTTCTGACCTGTACCTGGTTTGGGACCATACTTCGGTTATGATTCATTTACAAACAGATGATGACGCCAAAATAACCGCAAATATTGATGAGCTAATGAAAGGCGACCGGAAGCCTTACTATTTCAACGCTATCCAGTATTACTACGAAAACAACAAAGATGTTGATAAAGCTTTAGGCTGGGTTTACGAGGCAGAAAAAATTGAGCCTAAAGGCCCCTGGTATAAACTTTGGGAGTCGCGTTTGCTATTACGCAAAGGCGATAAAGCAGGCGCCATTGCGGCGGCCGAAGCAGGCATAGCGCTATCTAAAGCCAGTAAAGATGATGAATACGAACGTTTAAATAAAGAAGCGCTGGATCACGCGAAGGATTATTAA
- a CDS encoding GH12 family glycosyl hydrolase domain-containing protein, translated as MKMKKHVVLFIAVAGLALGCKKNNAELPTATEAQVKANWSSSAAYGSWSNGGYTVYNDVWGSGAGAQNIWANSYSNWGVWANHPNTGGIKSYPNSTKYVGVALSSLNSCTSSANFTVPSSGAWEATYDIWDSGNQNETMLWLNYTGSSSGSGNVKPISYNYNASGAAVPVYTNVSVGGHTWNVFRGNNGSNNVYSFLRTSNTSSATVDVKAIQTWIKNKGWFGNITLGNVQFGFEITSSYGTNGGGLNFTCNSYSVSYN; from the coding sequence ATGAAAATGAAAAAACACGTGGTCCTGTTCATCGCGGTTGCAGGCTTAGCCCTGGGCTGTAAAAAAAACAATGCTGAATTACCGACCGCTACTGAAGCACAGGTAAAAGCAAACTGGTCGTCAAGTGCAGCCTATGGGTCATGGTCAAACGGGGGATATACCGTTTATAACGATGTTTGGGGCTCGGGAGCCGGTGCGCAAAATATTTGGGCAAACTCCTATAGCAACTGGGGCGTTTGGGCCAACCACCCTAATACAGGTGGAATAAAATCATATCCCAACTCCACCAAATATGTGGGTGTGGCTTTAAGCAGCTTAAACTCATGTACAAGCAGTGCCAACTTTACTGTTCCGTCAAGCGGCGCGTGGGAAGCTACCTATGATATATGGGATAGCGGCAACCAAAACGAAACCATGCTTTGGTTAAACTACACCGGCAGCTCCAGCGGCAGCGGTAATGTTAAACCCATATCGTACAACTACAATGCCAGCGGCGCGGCGGTGCCTGTATATACCAACGTTAGCGTAGGTGGCCATACCTGGAATGTATTCAGGGGAAACAACGGTTCAAACAACGTTTACTCGTTTTTACGCACAAGCAACACTTCATCAGCAACTGTTGATGTTAAGGCTATTCAAACATGGATAAAAAACAAAGGTTGGTTTGGCAATATTACCTTGGGCAATGTGCAGTTCGGTTTCGAGATTACTTCGTCGTACGGCACTAACGGGGGCGGTTTAAACTTTACCTGTAACAGCTATTCGGTTTCTTATAATTGA
- a CDS encoding class I SAM-dependent rRNA methyltransferase, with the protein MIDVVLSKGKEKAVVQRHPWVFSGAIDKVKGKPANGDVVRLLNAKGEFMAYGFYNDQSRVALRLLEWDEAAEINDDWFRGKLATAVKSRANVLENGTNTCRLVFSESDYLPGLIVDKYAGHLAVQVLTSGMERMMPVIIDELQKLLNPESISDKSDAASRAHEGMGEAENKVLAGNPPPEIVEVLENNVVYGINITEGQKSGFYCDQRDNRHVVATYAKNKKVLDCFCYTGGFTLNSLKNGAAFVTSVDSSALAIETLKENILLNKLDADKHNAIKSDVNTQLRKFRDDGEKFDIIVLDPPKYAPSRSALTRASRAYKDLNRLGMLLLNEGGLLATYSCSGAMDMETFKQVIAWAALDAGKQVQFIYQFHQPEDHPVRASFPEGEYLKGLLCRVF; encoded by the coding sequence ATGATAGACGTTGTTTTAAGTAAAGGCAAAGAGAAAGCTGTTGTGCAAAGGCATCCCTGGGTATTTTCGGGGGCTATTGATAAAGTAAAGGGTAAGCCCGCCAATGGCGATGTGGTACGCCTGCTTAATGCCAAAGGCGAATTTATGGCCTATGGTTTTTATAACGATCAATCGAGGGTTGCTTTACGTTTGTTGGAATGGGATGAGGCCGCTGAAATTAATGACGATTGGTTTCGCGGTAAATTGGCAACGGCAGTTAAAAGCCGCGCCAATGTATTGGAAAACGGCACCAATACCTGTCGTTTGGTTTTTAGCGAATCGGATTACCTGCCGGGGCTTATAGTTGATAAATATGCCGGGCATTTGGCGGTGCAGGTGCTTACATCGGGCATGGAACGGATGATGCCGGTAATTATTGACGAATTGCAAAAGCTGCTGAACCCCGAAAGTATCTCGGATAAAAGCGATGCAGCATCCCGGGCGCATGAGGGCATGGGCGAAGCCGAGAATAAAGTATTAGCAGGCAACCCGCCACCCGAAATAGTGGAGGTGCTGGAAAATAATGTGGTTTACGGCATCAATATCACCGAGGGGCAAAAATCCGGGTTTTATTGCGATCAGCGGGATAACCGCCACGTGGTTGCCACTTATGCCAAAAACAAAAAAGTACTGGATTGCTTTTGCTATACCGGCGGCTTTACCCTGAACAGCCTTAAAAATGGCGCTGCATTTGTAACCAGTGTAGATAGCTCGGCCCTGGCCATTGAAACGTTAAAGGAAAACATCCTGCTTAATAAACTGGATGCCGATAAACATAACGCCATCAAATCCGACGTAAATACCCAACTCCGTAAATTCAGGGATGATGGCGAAAAGTTTGACATTATAGTGCTCGATCCGCCTAAGTACGCACCATCGCGTTCAGCTTTAACAAGGGCTTCCCGCGCTTACAAAGACCTGAACCGATTGGGCATGCTGTTGCTGAACGAAGGCGGCTTGCTGGCCACTTACTCTTGCTCGGGCGCTATGGATATGGAAACCTTTAAACAGGTAATAGCCTGGGCTGCTTTAGATGCCGGTAAACAGGTACAATTTATATACCAGTTCCACCAGCCGGAAGATCATCCGGTAAGGGCTTCATTCCCTGAAGGAGAATACTTGAAGGGGCTGCTTTGCCGGGTGTTTTAA
- a CDS encoding DUF4097 family beta strand repeat-containing protein, with the protein MKSKIFKPFLFTLMVLLTIGNMGFAQQKPAKPAKPAKPALAPKAAQTADDDDDDSDMDSKDYQQKMKDLQAKMHDLQVKMNSLNRQKFNKTMKQNMKQFSKSFKGYDKTFKFDSLKGFAYKFNDSMLNFAYKFDTHIAPMIAYGFKDFDKTFNFNYNIDGDDDLKVQTGDEVVKTKSYSKSYSVDGNDVINIDNKFGKITVNTWAKNEVKVDVQIKVTTNDADKAQKMLDNVNIQDSKDGNGVYFKTSINSNNDNNGSWGGLFRSGNSVRSMEINYTVYMPAKNPLTISNKYGATDLPDLGGKLIISNSYGSLVAKALSNNGNQIRVKYGNATIGNLTGSDLDVAYGSLSLGDCDKLTANLSYSSAKIGRIKTSGTINVKFGGGISIEDVDKNLKDLSVRSSYSSIKLGLGDSQSADFDVTVRYGSFNYGNHDVSLTSKSPADGERGFNPTKNYKGHFGKGGTDKTITINSTFGSVNFD; encoded by the coding sequence ATGAAATCAAAAATATTTAAACCTTTCCTGTTTACGCTGATGGTTTTATTAACCATAGGCAACATGGGCTTTGCCCAACAAAAACCTGCAAAACCGGCTAAACCTGCAAAGCCGGCCCTGGCGCCCAAGGCAGCCCAAACGGCTGATGATGACGACGACGATTCGGACATGGATTCGAAAGATTATCAGCAAAAAATGAAAGATTTGCAGGCTAAAATGCATGATCTGCAGGTAAAAATGAACTCGCTTAACAGGCAAAAGTTCAACAAAACCATGAAGCAGAACATGAAACAGTTCAGCAAAAGCTTTAAAGGCTATGATAAAACGTTCAAATTTGACAGCTTAAAAGGTTTTGCCTACAAGTTTAACGACAGCATGCTAAACTTTGCTTATAAATTTGATACCCACATAGCCCCGATGATAGCCTATGGTTTTAAAGATTTTGATAAAACCTTCAACTTTAACTACAATATAGATGGTGATGATGACCTGAAAGTACAAACCGGAGACGAAGTTGTAAAAACCAAAAGCTACAGCAAAAGCTACAGTGTTGATGGCAACGATGTAATTAACATTGATAATAAATTTGGCAAAATAACCGTAAATACCTGGGCAAAAAACGAGGTGAAAGTTGATGTGCAGATAAAGGTTACCACCAACGATGCCGATAAAGCACAAAAAATGCTGGATAACGTGAACATCCAGGATAGTAAGGACGGAAACGGTGTTTATTTTAAAACCTCGATAAACTCCAATAACGACAATAATGGCTCATGGGGCGGCTTATTCAGGAGTGGTAATTCGGTACGGTCAATGGAGATTAACTACACGGTTTACATGCCTGCAAAAAATCCGCTTACCATCAGCAACAAGTACGGCGCTACCGATTTACCCGATCTTGGCGGCAAACTCATCATCAGCAACTCATACGGCAGCCTGGTGGCTAAAGCATTAAGCAACAACGGCAACCAAATAAGGGTAAAATACGGCAATGCCACCATTGGCAACTTAACCGGCAGCGATCTTGATGTAGCTTACGGCAGCCTAAGCCTGGGCGATTGCGATAAGCTTACAGCCAATTTGAGCTATAGTTCGGCAAAAATTGGGCGTATTAAAACATCGGGTACCATTAACGTTAAGTTTGGCGGCGGCATCAGTATTGAAGATGTAGACAAAAACCTTAAAGACCTTTCAGTACGGTCGTCATATTCCAGCATAAAGCTGGGCCTGGGCGATAGCCAAAGCGCCGATTTTGATGTAACCGTGCGTTACGGCAGCTTTAACTATGGCAACCACGATGTAAGCCTTACCAGCAAAAGCCCCGCCGATGGCGAGCGCGGATTTAACCCAACCAAAAACTATAAAGGTCATTTTGGCAAAGGCGGTACCGATAAAACCATCACCATCAATTCAACTTTTGGAAGTGTAAACTTTGATTAA
- a CDS encoding 4-hydroxy-3-methylbut-2-enyl diphosphate reductase, with translation MGAYNLKVTIDQDSGFCFGVVYAIDMAEEILAEDGYLYCLGDIVHNDEEVERLKAQGLRIIEHAELKNLRNEKVLIRAHGEAPDTYRTALENNITLIDASCPVVLKLQNRIKTSYDSNEKILIFGKHGHAEVVGLQGQTNNEALVFQDIAELDNMELPQNITLYSQTTKSMEKFYNVKDELIARGYNLKANDTICRQVSNRDKDLPKFATRFNKIVFVSGKKSSNGKVLFEVCRKHNPNTYFISSTDELDPSMFSPNDTVGIAGATSTPMWLMQQVKEAIESI, from the coding sequence ATGGGAGCGTACAATTTAAAGGTTACTATTGATCAGGATTCGGGCTTTTGCTTTGGGGTGGTTTATGCCATTGATATGGCCGAAGAGATACTGGCCGAAGATGGCTACCTGTACTGCCTGGGCGACATTGTGCATAACGACGAGGAAGTTGAACGGCTGAAAGCACAGGGCCTGCGCATTATTGAACACGCCGAACTGAAAAACCTGCGCAACGAGAAAGTACTTATCCGCGCCCACGGCGAAGCCCCCGACACTTACCGCACCGCATTAGAGAATAATATTACCCTGATAGATGCATCGTGCCCGGTAGTATTAAAACTGCAAAACCGGATTAAAACATCATACGATTCAAACGAGAAGATATTGATATTTGGCAAGCATGGCCATGCCGAGGTTGTTGGCCTGCAGGGGCAAACCAATAACGAAGCCCTGGTTTTCCAGGATATTGCCGAACTGGACAATATGGAGCTGCCCCAAAACATTACCCTGTACAGCCAGACCACCAAAAGCATGGAAAAGTTTTACAATGTAAAAGATGAGCTGATAGCCCGTGGGTATAACCTGAAAGCCAATGATACCATTTGCCGCCAGGTATCAAACCGGGATAAGGATTTGCCTAAGTTTGCTACCCGTTTTAATAAGATAGTGTTTGTGTCGGGCAAGAAATCATCAAACGGCAAGGTGCTGTTTGAGGTTTGCCGCAAGCATAACCCCAATACTTATTTCATTTCATCGACAGATGAATTGGATCCATCGATGTTTTCGCCAAATGATACCGTGGGCATTGCCGGCGCCACATCAACCCCGATGTGGCTGATGCAGCAGGTAAAAGAAGCCATTGAAAGTATTTAA
- a CDS encoding fatty acid desaturase, whose product MQKSPSNIGLLVALAVTGSWIFSIILLMQWNFSFVNPLVYLLVLVQMHLYTGLFITAHDAMHGSISPNRGINNFVGYLCTFLYASFWYPQLYTKHHLHHSHVHTTHDPDYHNGSFWSWYVRFIRNYLSIWQIVVMAALFNVLKIWIPQQNLLLFWVAPSLLSTLQLFYFGTYQPHKGEHDNIYFARSQKKNHIRAFFSCYFFGYHYEHHHSPGTPWWMLWRGEENQESRVKSQESR is encoded by the coding sequence ATGCAAAAAAGCCCATCCAATATCGGTTTACTGGTTGCCCTGGCGGTAACGGGTTCCTGGATATTTTCTATTATTTTATTAATGCAATGGAATTTTAGTTTTGTCAATCCGCTGGTTTACCTGTTGGTTTTGGTGCAAATGCATTTATATACCGGTCTGTTTATCACCGCGCACGATGCCATGCACGGCAGCATATCACCCAACCGGGGCATCAACAACTTTGTTGGTTACCTGTGCACTTTTTTATATGCGTCATTCTGGTATCCGCAGTTATATACCAAACATCATTTACATCACAGCCATGTACACACTACCCACGACCCGGATTACCACAACGGCAGTTTTTGGAGTTGGTATGTAAGGTTTATCCGCAACTATCTTTCTATATGGCAAATTGTAGTAATGGCGGCATTGTTTAATGTATTAAAAATCTGGATTCCACAGCAAAACCTGCTGCTGTTTTGGGTAGCGCCATCGTTGCTTAGCACTTTGCAACTGTTTTATTTTGGCACTTACCAACCCCACAAAGGCGAGCATGATAATATATACTTTGCCCGAAGCCAAAAGAAAAACCACATACGGGCATTTTTTAGCTGCTACTTTTTTGGCTATCACTATGAGCATCACCATTCGCCGGGAACGCCGTGGTGGATGCTGTGGCGAGGGGAGGAGAATCAAGAGTCAAGAGTCAAGAGCCAGGAATCAAGATAG
- a CDS encoding RNA polymerase sigma factor, protein MEAIFIDKHYSLVLECKQGSKKASYELYRLYSKAMLNVAFRIVGNIGEAEDVLQEAFLDAFNKLKDFRQETTFGLWLKQIVVNRSINLLRKRKLELIEIEGDHLENIPDEEPEDEDDVQYQVALVKEAMKQLPDGYRLVSSLYLLEGYDHEEIGQILSISENTSRTQFLRAKRKLMEILKGRGKVS, encoded by the coding sequence TTGGAAGCAATATTTATAGATAAACATTATAGCCTGGTGCTGGAGTGCAAACAAGGGAGCAAAAAAGCTTCTTATGAGCTATACCGCCTGTATTCAAAAGCGATGTTGAACGTCGCCTTTAGGATAGTAGGCAATATTGGCGAGGCCGAAGATGTTTTGCAGGAAGCTTTCCTTGATGCTTTTAACAAGCTAAAGGATTTCAGGCAGGAAACCACATTTGGGCTTTGGCTCAAACAAATAGTGGTAAACCGGTCAATAAATTTGCTCCGTAAACGAAAGCTGGAGCTTATTGAAATAGAGGGAGATCACCTGGAAAACATTCCGGATGAGGAACCCGAAGATGAGGACGACGTGCAATACCAGGTGGCACTGGTTAAAGAGGCTATGAAACAATTACCGGATGGTTACCGGCTTGTATCATCCCTTTACCTGCTGGAAGGTTATGATCACGAAGAAATTGGACAAATATTAAGTATATCTGAAAACACCTCAAGAACCCAGTTTTTGAGAGCTAAAAGGAAACTAATGGAAATTTTAAAAGGAAGAGGAAAAGTGTCATGA
- a CDS encoding CAP domain-containing protein: MAKRFFYSWQFLFGCLLFTCVAACKKENAIIVGRVELAMLDSVNKLRATGCTCGTVFMPPAKKLMWNYNLAIAAQVHALDMNNNNYFDHISPTGTSPIQRAIAAGYTGQYIGENIAKGYTTIGQVMQAWKKSDDHCKAMMDTLYVEMGAYSYNGYWVQEFGR; encoded by the coding sequence ATGGCAAAGCGTTTTTTTTATAGTTGGCAGTTTTTGTTTGGCTGCCTGCTTTTTACCTGCGTGGCAGCATGTAAAAAAGAAAATGCCATTATAGTTGGGCGGGTGGAATTAGCGATGCTCGATTCTGTAAATAAACTACGTGCAACCGGCTGTACCTGCGGAACCGTTTTTATGCCCCCTGCAAAAAAACTAATGTGGAATTATAACCTGGCCATCGCCGCGCAGGTTCATGCGCTTGATATGAATAACAATAACTACTTCGATCATATCTCCCCCACCGGTACCTCGCCCATACAACGGGCCATAGCCGCGGGGTACACAGGCCAGTATATTGGCGAAAACATTGCCAAAGGATACACCACCATTGGCCAGGTAATGCAGGCCTGGAAAAAAAGCGACGACCACTGTAAGGCCATGATGGATACGCTTTATGTAGAAATGGGGGCTTACAGCTATAACGGCTACTGGGTACAGGAATTTGGCCGGTGA
- a CDS encoding TerC family protein: MDLSIFAQAESWISLLTLTVLEIVLGIDNIVFISILSDKLPAKQQSKGRRVGLGMAMITRILLLLSISWVMTLTTPLFSLSHLFNITDPDWAEKLAISGRDLILIIGGLFLIYKSTAEIHHKIEGEEENSENVKPQGFIATIIQIMLLDIVFSLDSVITAVGMASHVEIMILAVIIAVGIMMWASNSVSGFVNKHPTVKMLALSFLLLIGVSLLAEAFEQHIPKGYIYFAMAFSVLVELLNLKMKGNRVKNQESGIKK, encoded by the coding sequence ATGGATTTATCAATATTTGCCCAGGCCGAATCCTGGATCTCCCTGCTTACACTTACCGTTTTAGAAATCGTTTTAGGTATAGATAACATTGTGTTCATTTCCATATTGTCAGATAAGCTGCCTGCAAAACAGCAAAGCAAAGGCCGCCGGGTTGGTTTAGGCATGGCCATGATTACCAGGATTCTGTTGTTGCTATCCATTAGTTGGGTGATGACGCTTACCACGCCCCTGTTTAGCCTGAGCCATTTATTTAATATTACCGACCCGGATTGGGCAGAAAAACTGGCTATATCAGGCCGCGACCTGATCCTGATTATCGGCGGCTTGTTCCTGATCTATAAAAGTACTGCCGAAATTCACCATAAAATTGAGGGCGAAGAAGAAAATAGCGAAAATGTAAAGCCACAAGGGTTTATAGCCACTATTATCCAGATCATGTTGCTGGATATTGTGTTTTCTTTAGATTCTGTAATTACGGCCGTGGGTATGGCCAGCCATGTAGAGATTATGATCCTGGCGGTTATCATAGCCGTAGGCATTATGATGTGGGCATCAAACAGTGTATCGGGCTTTGTAAACAAACACCCCACGGTTAAAATGCTGGCGCTATCTTTTTTATTGCTGATAGGCGTATCGCTGTTGGCCGAGGCGTTTGAACAACATATCCCCAAAGGGTACATTTACTTCGCGATGGCATTCTCGGTTTTGGTGGAGTTATTAAATTTGAAAATGAAGGGGAATAGAGTCAAGAATCAAGAGTCAGGAATCAAAAAATAG